The Apium graveolens cultivar Ventura chromosome 11, ASM990537v1, whole genome shotgun sequence genome has a window encoding:
- the LOC141696557 gene encoding uncharacterized protein LOC141696557: MENNKTKDVMIGLSYSMLNRGNYTTWALKMKVYMQAHGVWDAIDNESSKEVVEERIDRMALLAIYQGIPEDILLSIAEKKTTKEAWDAIKTMCLGVDRVKIAKIQTLKAEFEALSMKETEPFDDFSSAIEQFGNLGTMTVEEVVGSLKAHEERLHGQTEPSGRHLLLTKEEWSKPERDDGMLLLRREEWLKRSSTGGTDGSYRSRFRDCKKPKRERENKEAKEEEEDKVMLINEDKVVPKLKEKAETGQTHSNIWYLDNGASNHMTGDLSKLIELDKDVKGNVRFGDGSIMVIKGKGTISIKCKNGEERLLTDVYYIPMLCNNIISLGQLSEEGNKVILNGAYLWVYDKEK, translated from the exons ATGGAGAACAACAAGACAAAGGATGTAATGATTGGGTTATCTTATTCCATGTTGAACAGAGGGAATTATACAACATGGGCACTTAAGATGAAGGTCTATATGCAAGCACATGGAGTGTGGGATGCCATAGACAATGAGAGCTCAAAGGAAGTAGTTGAAGAACGTATTGATAGGATGGCCCTTTTAGCAATTTATCAAGGGATCCCAGAGGATATTCTATTGTCCATAGCTGAGAAGAAAACGACAAAGGAAGCTTGGGATGCCATCAAAACTATGTGTTTGGGAGTAGATCGTGTCAAGATAGCAAAGATTCAAACTCTTAAGGCAGAGTTCGAGGCCTTGAGTATGAAGGAGACAGAGCCATTTGATGATTTTT CCTCAGCCATTGAACAATTCGGAAATCTTGGAACGATGACTGTTGAGGAGGTAGTTGGGTCCTTAAAGGCTCATGAAGAACGGTTGCATGGACAGACGGAACCAAGTGGTCGACATTTATTGTTGACTAAAGAAGAGTGGTCGAAACCTGAAAGAGATGACGGAATGCTACTATTGAGAAGAGAGGAGTGGCTTAAACGATCGAGCACTGGAGGAACCGATGGATCGTATAGATCAAGGTTTCGAG attgTAAAAAACCAAAGCGTGAAAGGGAGAATAAGGAGGCAAAAGAAGAA GAAGAAGACAAAGTCATGCTGATTAATGAAGATAAAGTAGTGCCAAAGCTGAAAGAAAAGGCAGAAACAGGGCAAACACATTCAAATATCTGGTATTTAGATAACGGAGCCTCGAATCACATGACTGGGGACCTATCTAAATTAATAGAATTGGATAAAGATGTGAAAGGAAATGTAAGGTTTGGAGACGGTTCAATAATGGTAATAAAGGGCAAAGGAACGATCAGTATAAAGTGTAAGAACGGGGAAGAACGTCTACTCACAGACGTGTACTATATTCCAATGTTGTGCAACAATATCATCAGTCTTGGGCAACTCTCGGAGGAAGGAAACAAAGTTATCTTAAATGGTGCTTATCTCTGGGTCTACGACAAGGAAAAATGA